One genomic window of Devosia salina includes the following:
- a CDS encoding thiamine pyrophosphate-dependent dehydrogenase E1 component subunit alpha yields the protein MPGDSDNDQDRSSIDAGFSPGRRQFLKISALAGAAATISSSVAYGAGESGFWAKDLEDEQLVDMYRRILRIRWHERTMADKMMTDPTYRGYNHFYAGQEAVAVGVCSALRNAGSFDQIDLIYSTHRPTGHAIAKGVDLKRMCAENDFRATGLNSGYAAEMHIADPSVGFMGADGMIGPGPVIAVGSAFAIKARDSDQVVVNFGGDGTYATPHFHSALNNATLLKLPFIYVVENNLYHQYAHYSFSVPMKDIATAAEPYGIPGVVVDGQDVMQVYNAAKIAVDRARAGEGPTLIEAKTYRYYNHWGAPGATPGELGAFGYDPLAISSFRPERELRAWMQRDPVDISRKILIDWGLLDDAKADAIETEVKAEVTEAFAWAAEQPLCKPEDGLKHVFAEGVVEARQLA from the coding sequence ATGCCAGGTGACAGCGACAACGATCAGGATCGCAGCAGCATCGACGCCGGCTTTTCGCCCGGGCGGCGCCAGTTCCTCAAGATCTCGGCGCTGGCCGGCGCGGCGGCGACCATTTCCAGCAGTGTGGCTTACGGGGCCGGGGAAAGCGGATTCTGGGCCAAGGACCTCGAGGACGAACAATTGGTCGACATGTATCGGCGCATCCTGCGCATCCGCTGGCATGAGCGGACCATGGCCGACAAGATGATGACCGATCCCACCTATCGCGGCTACAACCATTTCTATGCCGGCCAGGAAGCCGTGGCCGTGGGCGTGTGCTCGGCGCTGCGCAATGCGGGCAGTTTCGACCAGATCGATCTGATCTATTCCACGCATCGCCCGACAGGACATGCCATCGCCAAGGGTGTCGACCTCAAGCGCATGTGCGCCGAGAACGACTTCCGCGCCACCGGCCTCAATAGCGGCTATGCCGCCGAGATGCATATCGCCGACCCGAGCGTTGGCTTTATGGGGGCGGACGGCATGATCGGCCCGGGTCCAGTTATTGCGGTTGGCTCGGCCTTTGCGATCAAGGCGCGCGACAGCGATCAGGTGGTCGTCAACTTCGGTGGCGACGGGACCTATGCAACGCCGCATTTTCATTCGGCACTGAACAACGCCACGTTGCTCAAGCTGCCATTCATCTACGTGGTGGAAAACAATCTCTACCACCAGTACGCCCATTATTCCTTCTCGGTGCCGATGAAGGATATCGCCACGGCGGCCGAGCCCTATGGCATTCCCGGCGTGGTGGTGGACGGCCAGGACGTCATGCAGGTCTACAACGCCGCGAAGATTGCGGTGGACCGCGCCCGGGCAGGCGAGGGCCCGACCCTGATCGAGGCCAAGACCTATCGCTACTACAACCACTGGGGTGCACCAGGCGCGACGCCCGGTGAGCTGGGCGCCTTCGGTTATGATCCGCTGGCCATCTCCTCGTTCCGGCCTGAACGCGAACTGCGGGCCTGGATGCAACGCGACCCTGTCGACATCTCGCGCAAGATACTCATCGACTGGGGCCTGCTCGACGATGCCAAGGCCGATGCCATCGAGACCGAAGTGAAGGCCGAAGTCACCGAGGCGTTCGCATGGGCTGCCGAGCAGCCGCTCTGCAAGCCCGAGGACGGCCTCAAGCACGTCTTCGCCGAGGGCGTGGTGGAAGCCCGCCAATTGGCCTGA